Below is a window of Podospora pseudocomata strain CBS 415.72m chromosome 1 map unlocalized CBS415.72m_1.2, whole genome shotgun sequence DNA.
GTATGTCGACGAGATTCGCTAAGTGGAGAGATAATTCAAGATTTGGTTTCGAAAACCTGTGGCCCAGGTAAACGATGTTTGTTGGCGGTGTGGAGGAGTTCTTGTGTGTTAACGCGGTTTCGATTCTACTGATGGATGCTTCTGCAGCTTGTTGGACCGATTTCAGAGATCGTGACATGAAGGCAATGGCGCTCAGTCGCATGGAGGGCATATCCGTTTCAGCGAGAAGTACACCGGAAGAGCTAAGACGAAGGGCGAAAAGCCCATACCATTCAGCTGTTTCCATGAAGCCACCAAGGGTGTCGATTCCAACCGCGCAATCAATCCACTTGTAGCCAGCCAGCGCCGAGCCAGCACCGGGCGAGCTTCCCAATGCCTCTTGATAGCCGTCTGCACGGGGATTCTTTGGGCTAGAAACGTCGACCCAGGCCGAGTGTAAAATGCCAAACTGCGATACTTTGGTTTTGCCAACCATTATGGCTCCCAACCCGATCAAGTGTTTGATGAGGTGGCAcgtttttgaggaggggggaacgAAGGACGTCCATGATTCACTTGATAACGTAGTCTTTACTCCCTCCACTGGAAAAAAATCGTCGACAACAAATCGCATACCGGCCAGGGGCTTCTCGGGCGAAGGATCGGAGTAGTATAGTCGGCTGGGCACGGCTATGGCTTTGTGAAGTCCATCTTGAGACAAAGCAGTGACAGGACCAAATGCACTAGTTGAACACCTCATGTCAGCCAAATGCTCTTGTCATATCGATAGATGGATCTAGGAAACTAGGGGAACTAGATACCTATTCTCAGCTTGGTGAAGACTTTTTGGAAAGACACCAAAGTTGAAGGCACGGAGGCTATCAGGATAGAGCCTCCAGGCTTGATGGAGCCCTTCGTTGTATAAGAAGTAGGGCCCCGGTCTCACCGGATGTTCCAAGTCCTCAAGGATCAAGCCGTGCACCACATGTAGTGGGAACTTGTTGTCCGCGCCAGCTTTGGCGTCAACTGTTGGGTCCTGGTGGTCAATGGTGACAATCCTGTGACCGAATCCGGTCGTGTAGACATCATCAGCCACGACAAATCTCTCAAGAGTTGAGATACATGACTCGTCGTGGTATTGTTCGAGAGTCAAGCCAGTTACAGGTACGATGTCTCGTAGCTTCGATGCGTTTCCGACACGTCCCAGTCTTTGTGGATGAACAAAGTACTGAACATTGTCGACGGTGGTGAAGATCTGCCGCTCGAGGTGTCGGTCCAATGGCGGAGACTGCTTCCTGTCCGGGGCGGCCATGATCAGATCTCCGAGACGTGGATAaggatggcggtggcttATTATACTAATTGCTGTTGACAATGGTGGACTCTACAGGCACCTGTAGAGATGAACACGATAATAGCATAAGATGAGTTCGAGTGGTGGTTGTCTGGTTGAAACGGGAGTTCAAGCGTCAGCGTGGTCGACGTCCAATCTCAGCAGGCAGCCCGCCTTCCATCTTTTGGGTTGCTCAAGGGGTGGCGGCACCTTCCACATTATTCCCGCTCAACCAGGCGCGAGGATCCCTCTTTCCACTTTTCTCCTGCAATTTTTCGTGACCAGAGTTGCAACAAGCTTTCCTACTTGTGTCTTGGACAGACATGATGTTGTGGGAAGCCGCCGGCCTTGCTCCCGGATGACAAGCCATCTTTGCCTTGAACAAGGAGAACCTCCGAACCTCTCGATACAGGGTTAGGGAAGTTCCCCATCACCTACATCATCTTCCGTCTTTCCTTTTCGGTCCCTGTGACAATGATAAACTCCGAACTCTGGGCCGTAGCTCATGGTTACCACAAGATGGATCGGACTTAAGCTTAATTGTACCTACATCTCCCGCGAGATCGGTTGGCTTGTGTCTAAAAGGGACATACTCGGCGCTCGTCATTCTAGATGGGGCTTATCAATGGTATCTCCAGAGCTGGGCCTACCACTGACCAGAGCCATGTCAATCCACCAAAGAAGAGATGGCATCTTTGGGGGTACTTCGAATCGTACCTCTAGGACCCTTCAGTATGGGATCTTACATCCAGACAGCCACCTATTGGTCCCCGCATCGTGGCCGCGAATGTAACCGACGTCACGAAAATGAAACTCTCCGGCTTGAGTTCGGGAACTTCTGCATTTCCAGCCATACATACAGACGCCACCTGCCAGCCTCGCCTGTCACTACACCGAACATCATCCTTCCACAGCACAATCCAGCACATGGACGCTTCCCGTGTTGTGTCTCATGCCCCGGAATATGGCCCCAAAAGATCAACCAACTGGCCTCTCTATTGTCACATATTTCATTTCGATCCCGCCTCTCGCCAACACAGTTAACTCCGGTCCACGATGTCCATCAGAGGATCGGCTGCAACACAACATGTGGCACAGTGTacagacaaaaaagaaacaaataTTGAAACCAAGAACATGTGGGTCGCTGACTGAACAGATCTTGGATCAAAcatgcagcagcaacaacaatagCCAAAAGTCCCCTACTCTGATTACCCCTGACTTGCATCGCCAAGGCTCGGACTACATACAGCCCTTACAAATACGACCTGCTAACACCGAGACATGTGAGGGGGATACTGAACAGTGAAGACGCAGTAAACAAGTTTTCCGGTGCGTCCGGATATACTCGGCGGTTGCAATGCAcgcaaaggaaaagaaaagaatacCACGATAACAAACCAGGGCCCACGTGTTGGCTAACATACCTACGGACAGAGTCTTGGGTTTGGAGCTGCAGGTATGTACAAAAATGTCATATTAAATACGTTTACTTATATCTACACTATGTACTGTGTATCAATGCCCAAAATACATACCGTTCGAACTCCATGCTATCCATACGTGTCCCTTGTTGCCTGGGGTACCTGCCCATGCCCCTTGTCCTGTTAGCCATTCCTTGTTATAACTCCATGACTTGATCCCAATCTCCCATACCAGAAATGACAATAACCCGCTAAAAGCTCATCAAATAAAAACGAATGGGGGtatcttctccatctcgcAGTCCAAAGTATCAACCGCGTGGGTATCAtcactcctcctcagctttTCGAAAACCGCCCCTTGCTGGAGAAATACCTTGCTGGAAAGATACCTTGCTCGACAGATCTCTGGAGCCACTGGCGGCATCACCAAACTGACTGTGTATCGCGCACCAGAGTCCCAGTTCGGATCACCACCCAGaaatcacctccctctcctcaacctctccaccatcgtCCCATTTCCCCGTAACCCATCCAACTCAAAATTCTTATACCAACACCCacactccccctccgccccatcAATCCCCCCAGCAGTCCCATTATCAttccccccaaacaacccccccaaatcaacccccctcccatccctaTAACAATCCGGCAccacacccccttccccatcctcaccaccttgttgcacctccccaacctccaccaaaaaaggccaaaccctctcctccccttccttccccgccctccccgtAATCTCCGTCAGAataaccccccccaaatcctccgGCCAAGACGCTCTCTGCCGGGTGTATATCGCCGCTGACAAAACAGTAGTGTTAAACCAGCATTGtatcctctcctctcctcccccttctgtTCCATTGGTAGGAATCGACAAAGTGACTGGTTTGGGGTAGATAAGCGAAAAGACAAAACGTTCATTGTATTGGTTAATATCGAGGTGTGTCAGTGTCAGGTTTTGGAATTGTGGACcggtggtgtgggatgggttggaggagatggtaTAGCCTGAtctcggggagggggttatcGTCCAGTGGAATATCGCTGTTGCTAGTAACCGTggttgcggttgttgttCTGGGGAGGTGTAGCACTGCCAGGCGGTGGCCAGAGACGGAAAGGTGAGGCAAGCGGTGGAGGTATTAGTTAGAAGAGCAGTAGTGAAGATGTAAGACCCCGAGGGGAAGAGGTtcgttggggagggggagtcgGATTGGGAGGTTTGGTTTCTATATAGAACAAGATATATTAGTTATATAATGgcaagcagaagaagaagaccgagaagaagaagaaaaaagacgaACCGTTTTCGCAACCCGATGGTCAAACCAGCCGATAACCCAACTATCACCCCTACGACCAGCAAAACCCCAAACATCTTCCTataccaccccttcctcgccaccgGTCCCtgatccctccccccccctcccaccacctcccgctGCGCAACCTCCATCTTTGCCGTCCCCGACGCCGGcctctccacccctcccGAAACTGCCCCAAAAGGCGGCGGCGTCCTCGACCGATGACTACCGCGCACACTACTCCCCTGCGAATTCGACCTCGAAACCGGTGGTCGTCGCGGCGACTTGGGCGGCAcccccggcggcggcgtggTAGAGTGCACCACATCCTCGATAATCATCGGCAACGGCTGCGATAGCCGCGACGAGGACCGACTCCCGGGCGCCATAATAAATGGTGAACACTCCTCGACAGACGCGCCCGGGAGAGAGTCAAggtgtgatggtgggggggagggaatgaCGTTGTTGCGTGATGGAAGCAAAATAATGGTACTATTCCAGCACGATTAAATCCACCATCATCTAACCTCGtcagaaaaacaaaacctcAATTCCAGCGAAAATAACACAAATGAatgaggaaggagaaaagAGTTGAACCAAACCTCGGCATCAAACAAAATCAATAATACCAccacaagcaccaccaccacttacCTCTCTCACCACTGCGACCGTGATATCCCGCCGCTGCTCTCCCGCGCCTAGACGAGCAGAGGCAGATCATCCTTGTCCACAATTTCTCTTTGGTTTAGATAGTATCCTCATCCTTGTTCGCGCCGTAGcatttctcctcttcctcctcctagGGTGATCATTCTGGGCATGGGGCATGGGGGGGTTTTGTACACACATACGAAAGCGAAAATGCATGcaaccacccacaccccctcTTTGCAGAGCTGAAGAATCCAAACTGTCTAGACCCTTTGGCTCCCTCACCAAGGGATAAGGCCCCAGACCCGAGACATCAACCAGAGAGCATAATGATCCACAGGACTCTGGATCACGTTTCGGTTTCGGCGGATAATCCTCTGACCGACAAGACACACCATTGGGACGTTATCGCGGCGCCACGCAGGCATAGCGCCAAACCACCTTCACCGTTAGCCCAAGAGAGGAAAGGCGTTCTCTCGACACAACTGCAAAAAAACGAAATTGCGATCTTCCCCGCAAATGCACAGTGCCGACAAGAAGCTTGGTCACTGCTGTAGCCATGAGGCGTAGAATTCAACTCCCAAGATAAGCATCTTGACATCTTGATTGATAAGTACACATCCTCAACGCCCTAAGCTGAAGGTACTCCGTATCTCTGCATATACAGCTAAAGTCAAGTGGTATCCGCAAACAGCTGAACAGGAAAAAAATATACATGAAAAGAACCATCATTTATCTTCATCGATGAACCCATTCGTTCCTTGTTGGTCCCCTACTTTCTCTGGCCCTTGTTGCCTCCAAACTTCTTCACCCACTGGGCATCCCACGAGTCAAGTTCGACGGCGAACCTGCCTCTCTTCTCGAGCTgatcctccttcttgtcggctCTCTTGTCAGGCTTGGTGAATCCTGGAGGCAGAAGACCGCCGCCTCTCCTAGCATGGACGTTAGCTGCCTCGATATCACCGCAGTCTGGCCTCTTGAGCTTGTCGCCAAAAGTATCAGCTGCCCAGATAGCTACGCCGTTGGTCCAGCCGAACCCTTCGACAACCTCATATTCGCCACCCCCACCAGCCACAGTCGTGGCGTTGTCGCTGTACTTCTCAAACATGGTTCCCTTCGCCTCTGGGGCTAGGCCTTGAAGCTTGGGCGTCTCGAAGGTTGAGCCACCGGTGGCATACCAGGTGCAGAAAGTGGAGTCGATGTAGCGTTGCGCGAGCTTCAAGCTCAGGTCCTGAACGGCCTGGTATGAGGaatcatcctcgccaaaggTAGGTGGTGTCTTGAGGAGGCCCTCCATCAAGACGTGCATCAAGGGAGGCCAGACATTAGGTTCGTCCCACTGCTGTCCAGTAAAATAGTTTGTGGAAGGGATCCCgccggccttctcctcgagcaTCGCCGCAACTCTCGCATAGGCCCTTTGAACCGCCAAGGGGTTGTTCttgaggtggttgggggcCGCGCCTGTCCAGAACGGGAACAGTTGGCCAATCTGGAACGAAACCTGCTGTCCAGGAGGTGCCGGGCCAGTCTCCCTAGCTCtgacatcctcatcgacagGAATGAAGGTGTTTTGCGAGGCAGATGTGAGATTGTAGTCAAAGTACGACCACAGAGTTGAGTTCCACATGACGTCGTACATGGCCTGGCTTCTAGTCTTCGCCTTGGCAGCCCACTTCTCGGCTTCGGTCTCGTTGCCCTGCTGCTTGAGGAAGCAAGAGATGATCTCCTCGTTCTGGTAGAGAATCGAGTTCAACTCGACGGGAATAGTCTCAAGCACGTTGAGAGAACGGAGAGGGAAGTACTTGTCCTCGGCTGCGTCGAGAGGCGTGCGAAGCCAACGAGAGCTGTAGTCCCAGCCAGATTCCGCACCGCTTGCGAGGTTGGCATAgaccttttctttctcggtCTCGTTGAGGGGCGTTTTAACAGGATATATTATACCTGTCTCGGCATAGTAGCTCTCGTTGTTGGCTGTAATGTAGTCCTCACGGTAGGACTCGGGACGGGGCTGGTTGTTAATGACGAAGTATCTATTTTTGTTGTGagcctttctcttccttcaTTTAGGTTGATCGCAGAGACTTACCTGTTGAGAGTGTACTTCTTGCCattcttctcaacctcaactgTCCGGTTGGTGGCCCAGAACTCGTGCTCCTTGATCAAAAGTGGCACTGCGCGCTCCAGAATGCTTGTATCATTGGTGTGCTCGATGTACACCTTGACCATCAATGAGAGCACAGGTGGCTGACTGCGGTTCAGATAGTAAGCCCTGGCACCGTTGGGAACGAAGCCGACAGTGTCCACCAGGTCAAGGAAAttgaggatgatgttctTGGAGATGTCCACAAAGGAACCACCGGTGCGCAGGAGACCTTCCAGAATCCAATAGGAATCCCAGTAGTACGGCTCACGGAACCGGCCACCGGCAACCACAAAGGTGCGGTTGATCGGGATGAAAGAATTGGCGCATCCTGTGCAGTTGTTGGAACCACCCGCATATCGTCTTGTGAGGTCGGGCCAAATGTCAATAACCTTGCTCACGAACTCCCTGACGACCGGGTCCGCGACTCTCTCCAAGAAGACAGGGTCGGTCTCGAGTTCTTCCTTAGGAACCTCTTCCAACTCACCACCCGCGGGGGCAAAGTTCTCGCGGAAGAAGTTCTGCAGCTCAGTATTGTTGCTGAGGGGCAGAGAGAGTTGCTTGAAGGCCTCCAGAACTTCATCCAAAGGCTTGATAGTGGGCCTGGCGTTCCACAGTTAGAACATGTCTCAGACAGGCATGGATAAGAAGATTGTTTTCGATGAAACCTACATGTCGACGAATGTCTTGGAGTCGGAAAAGGGATGGGCAAGCTGGATGGCCTTGAGAACATCACCCTGGCAGTACAAGGGCG
It encodes the following:
- a CDS encoding uncharacterized protein (COG:J; EggNog:ENOG503NVR9); translated protein: MAAPDRKQSPPLDRHLERQIFTTVDNVQYFVHPQRLGRVGNASKLRDIVPVTGLTLEQYHDESCISTLERFVVADDVYTTGFGHRIVTIDHQDPTVDAKAGADNKFPLHVVHGLILEDLEHPVRPGPYFLYNEGLHQAWRLYPDSLRAFNFGVFPKSLHQAENSAFGPVTALSQDGLHKAIAVPSRLYYSDPSPEKPLAGMRFVVDDFFPVEGVKTTLSSESWTSFVPPSSKTCHLIKHLIGLGAIMVGKTKVSQFGILHSAWVDVSSPKNPRADGYQEALGSSPGAGSALAGYKWIDCAVGIDTLGGFMETAEWYGLFALRLSSSGVLLAETDMPSMRLSAIAFMSRSLKSVQQAAEASISRIETALTHKNSSTPPTNIVYLGHRFSKPNLELSLHLANLVDIPTEEFDMETSWETRSPPKAPSQDPLHTYMEDCAWKAYCHDFGQRYYESMDDYAYKNPSAETRDLLRLYWDDAVESVWREMDNLSNEDRENCYARIRDFAEWFDKSMESLEEPIVLLPTVAGQGPRSRVYSPSSYAPTAHRMTNWDDTLAAILERPQVILPVGRISFSSAISRATEALPLCISMMSRRNTDLELLDFVTNIMEGNKLQVEVEVGKDALPQAKETWQFFKASDSDGDEEASSEKGGDKSPPPGELDGSESEGSPEDDEHLGIQMSLEEDH
- a CDS encoding uncharacterized protein (CAZy:GH37; EggNog:ENOG503NTZ8; COG:G) — its product is MVPPVHRGLVAGAALAIWATAVVAIPQALWVNGSVVAPCDSPLYCQGDVLKAIQLAHPFSDSKTFVDMPTIKPLDEVLEAFKQLSLPLSNNTELQNFFRENFAPAGGELEEVPKEELETDPVFLERVADPVVREFVSKVIDIWPDLTRRYAGGSNNCTGCANSFIPINRTFVVAGGRFREPYYWDSYWILEGLLRTGGSFVDISKNIILNFLDLVDTVGFVPNGARAYYLNRSQPPVLSLMVKVYIEHTNDTSILERAVPLLIKEHEFWATNRTVEVEKNGKKYTLNRYFVINNQPRPESYREDYITANNESYYAETGIIYPVKTPLNETEKEKVYANLASGAESGWDYSSRWLRTPLDAAEDKYFPLRSLNVLETIPVELNSILYQNEEIISCFLKQQGNETEAEKWAAKAKTRSQAMYDVMWNSTLWSYFDYNLTSASQNTFIPVDEDVRARETGPAPPGQQVSFQIGQLFPFWTGAAPNHLKNNPLAVQRAYARVAAMLEEKAGGIPSTNYFTGQQWDEPNVWPPLMHVLMEGLLKTPPTFGEDDSSYQAVQDLSLKLAQRYIDSTFCTWYATGGSTFETPKLQGLAPEAKGTMFEKYSDNATTVAGGGGEYEVVEGFGWTNGVAIWAADTFGDKLKRPDCGDIEAANVHARRGGGLLPPGFTKPDKRADKKEDQLEKRGRFAVELDSWDAQWVKKFGGNKGQRK
- a CDS encoding uncharacterized protein (COG:S; EggNog:ENOG503P61T), with protein sequence MAPGSRSSSRLSQPLPMIIEDVVHSTTPPPGVPPKSPRRPPVSRSNSQGSSVRGSHRSRTPPPFGAVSGGVERPASGTAKMEVAQREVVGGGGRDQGPVARKGWYRKMFGVLLVVGVIVGLSAGLTIGLRKRNQTSQSDSPSPTNLFPSGSYIFTTALLTNTSTACLTFPSLATAWQCYTSPEQQPQPRLLATAIFHWTITPSPRSGYTISSNPSHTTGPQFQNLTLTHLDINQYNERFVFSLIYPKPVTLSIPTNGTEGGGEERIQCWFNTTVLSAAIYTRQRASWPEDLGGVILTEITGRAGKEGEERVWPFLVEVGEVQQGGEDGEGGVVPDCYRDGRGVDLGGLFGGNDNGTAGGIDGAEGECGCWYKNFELDGLRGNGTMVERLRRGR